The proteins below are encoded in one region of Nitrospira lenta:
- a CDS encoding CpsD/CapB family tyrosine-protein kinase: protein MEELSHAIEQYKQESRQGAGGRSEPYPSSRQIPPPIVYSKTRVVECREEVLRRHRVVAAYDRGEFAEGYQLLRTQVLHRLRENHWNVLGVTSPRVQEGKSLTALNLAITLAMETTQTVLLIDADLKRPVIHTLLGFGNCQGLADYVLEDCPLEEILIHPGLGRLVVLPGGRPIKRSAEVLTSTRMSALITDVKHRYPARVIVVDLPPLLVSSDVLAFAPSLDALLLVAGEGMTTRHDIKESLALVRGAVPVLGTVLNQSGKDQRNVDAMRALAAN, encoded by the coding sequence ATGGAAGAACTCTCGCACGCCATCGAACAGTATAAGCAGGAATCCCGGCAGGGAGCCGGAGGGCGCTCCGAACCCTATCCGTCTTCCCGGCAGATTCCGCCGCCGATCGTGTACTCCAAGACGCGCGTGGTGGAGTGCCGGGAAGAGGTGTTGCGGCGTCACCGCGTTGTAGCGGCGTACGATCGGGGGGAATTTGCCGAAGGGTATCAGTTGTTGCGCACGCAGGTGCTGCATCGCTTACGGGAGAATCACTGGAATGTCCTCGGGGTGACGAGCCCGCGAGTGCAGGAAGGGAAGTCGCTGACGGCGTTGAACCTCGCCATTACCCTGGCGATGGAAACGACGCAGACCGTGCTGTTGATCGATGCCGACTTGAAACGCCCCGTCATCCATACTTTGCTGGGATTCGGGAATTGCCAGGGGCTGGCGGACTATGTGTTGGAAGATTGTCCGTTGGAAGAGATTCTGATCCATCCGGGGTTGGGGCGGTTGGTCGTGCTCCCCGGCGGTCGTCCGATCAAACGGTCCGCCGAGGTGCTGACGTCCACGCGGATGTCGGCGCTGATCACGGATGTGAAGCATCGCTATCCGGCCCGGGTCATCGTGGTGGACCTGCCGCCATTGCTGGTCAGTTCGGATGTGCTGGCCTTCGCGCCTTCGCTGGATGCGCTCTTGCTGGTGGCCGGAGAGGGGATGACCACCCGGCACGATATTAAAGAGTCGCTGGCCCTGGTGCGCGGGGCGGTGCCGGTGCTCGGGACGGTCTTGAATCAATCGGGGAAAGACCAACGGAACGTCGATGCCATGCGCGCGCTGGCCGCAAATTAA
- a CDS encoding MtrB/PioB family outer membrane beta-barrel protein, translated as MMWRWLVTAALVGGSCCAGGLVLNGDAAEWSAEPSLGVKGEYNSNLLLVAGSQKPVYGHWVSPGIRFAGSTENLEVSGKAAADVVRYYGGRNQDLLNLYFPLSVKYGLARETFGFDGGFTRDNTLMGELLRTGVVLSFTQRNVWNLAPSWSHAFTERLSLQASYQYSKATYEDGARLGLVDYQVQTGSAGLAYQPTENDRVQVTGVYTNFSVSTASALRSHIVGAQVSWSHAFTETLTATVTGGPQLVSSSISAGPERLTDTQTLWVANANVRKQWDAGFAEVVVSREINPSGFGLLLKTERVGLNVSHSLTDRLTASVNAQVVLASSIASKAVPFTFPENRYINVTPRLTWKFNQWWSVDAAYTYGQREVESFGERAFGSATTVMLTYYPPKLSVGR; from the coding sequence ATGATGTGGCGATGGCTTGTGACGGCGGCGTTGGTGGGAGGCAGTTGCTGCGCGGGCGGGCTTGTCCTGAACGGGGACGCGGCAGAGTGGTCGGCCGAACCGTCGCTGGGCGTGAAAGGTGAGTACAACAGCAATCTTCTGCTGGTGGCCGGTTCGCAAAAGCCGGTCTACGGGCACTGGGTCTCGCCGGGTATCCGGTTCGCCGGGTCGACGGAAAATCTGGAGGTCAGCGGGAAGGCGGCGGCCGATGTGGTGCGCTACTACGGCGGCCGGAATCAGGACCTGCTCAATCTCTATTTTCCGCTCTCCGTGAAGTATGGGCTGGCCCGGGAAACGTTCGGGTTCGACGGCGGGTTTACGAGAGACAATACGTTGATGGGGGAACTCTTGCGGACCGGTGTCGTGCTCAGCTTCACCCAGCGCAATGTGTGGAACTTGGCGCCGTCGTGGTCGCATGCGTTCACGGAACGGCTGTCTCTCCAAGCCTCCTACCAGTATTCCAAAGCCACGTACGAGGACGGTGCGCGGTTGGGGTTGGTGGATTATCAGGTGCAGACCGGATCCGCGGGACTGGCGTACCAACCGACCGAAAACGATCGCGTGCAAGTGACGGGGGTGTACACGAACTTCAGCGTGTCCACGGCCAGCGCGCTGCGATCGCATATCGTCGGCGCGCAAGTCTCATGGTCGCATGCGTTTACTGAAACGCTGACGGCAACGGTGACCGGAGGGCCGCAGTTGGTGTCCTCCAGCATCTCAGCCGGACCGGAGCGGCTTACGGATACGCAAACGTTGTGGGTGGCCAACGCCAATGTCCGGAAGCAATGGGATGCCGGATTTGCGGAAGTCGTCGTAAGCCGTGAAATCAATCCGAGCGGATTCGGCCTGCTGCTGAAAACCGAGCGGGTCGGGCTGAATGTGTCGCATAGCCTGACGGACCGGTTGACCGCGTCGGTGAATGCGCAGGTGGTGCTGGCGTCTTCCATTGCGTCGAAAGCGGTCCCGTTCACGTTTCCTGAAAACCGCTATATCAATGTGACGCCTCGGTTGACCTGGAAATTCAATCAGTGGTGGTCGGTGGATGCCGCCTATACGTATGGGCAGCGCGAGGTGGAGAGCTTCGGCGAACGGGCGTTTGGAAGCGCGACGACGGTGATGTTGACGTACTATCCGCCCAAGTTGTCGGTCGGGCGTTAA
- a CDS encoding WecB/TagA/CpsF family glycosyltransferase — protein MASAAVEQEQASRFCQVPILGLPVHMIQLPDVVSVMTHWVMHERFRPHWVVVADMHAVVEAHNRADFRRMVRQADLTVPDGISLVKVAQWKGGAVRSRVAGTDLMKAFFFGTQGLGFRHYFYGDTDRTLERLTANLTQQYPGLTVAGAYSPPFRPMTEEEDEAAIQRINDAKPDVLWVGLGLPKQEQWIYTHRHRLNVPLVLGVGAAFKFLAGTVQRAPEWVGDMGFEWLWRFACEPRRLWKRVMIGGTQFVGLVLLELAGWRDFS, from the coding sequence ATGGCTTCAGCGGCGGTTGAGCAAGAGCAAGCGAGTCGATTCTGCCAAGTGCCGATTCTCGGACTTCCCGTGCATATGATTCAACTTCCCGACGTCGTGTCGGTGATGACGCATTGGGTCATGCATGAGCGCTTCCGCCCCCATTGGGTCGTGGTGGCCGACATGCACGCGGTCGTCGAGGCGCACAATCGGGCCGACTTTCGGCGCATGGTTCGGCAGGCGGATCTGACTGTTCCTGACGGCATCTCGCTAGTGAAGGTGGCGCAGTGGAAGGGTGGAGCCGTGCGCTCCCGCGTTGCAGGCACCGACCTGATGAAGGCTTTCTTCTTCGGCACCCAGGGCCTCGGATTCCGACATTATTTTTACGGCGATACCGATCGGACGCTTGAGCGTCTGACGGCCAATCTGACGCAGCAGTATCCAGGGCTCACGGTGGCAGGAGCCTATTCGCCGCCGTTTCGCCCGATGACGGAGGAAGAAGATGAGGCTGCGATCCAGCGGATCAACGACGCGAAGCCGGATGTGTTGTGGGTGGGACTCGGGCTCCCCAAGCAAGAGCAGTGGATCTATACCCATCGCCATCGGCTGAACGTGCCGTTGGTGCTCGGCGTCGGCGCCGCGTTCAAGTTTCTGGCTGGCACTGTGCAGCGCGCGCCCGAGTGGGTCGGTGACATGGGATTTGAGTGGCTCTGGCGGTTTGCCTGCGAGCCGCGCCGATTGTGGAAGCGAGTCATGATCGGAGGGACGCAATTCGTGGGGCTTGTCCTGTTGGAACTGGCCGGCTGGCGAGACTTTTCTTGA
- a CDS encoding GumC family protein, whose protein sequence is MAMAQFLGADRSIDAGHSVKHFWQMVRRRRAVIVSAVSIIAVIGLATAFLWPPVYRSKATILIEEQEIPADLVRSTITSYADQRIETIKQQVMSRASLWRIVEQYGLYQRLRKGSPTEEVLQQFIKDIQIEVINVKVVDKRTQTPTQATIAFTLAYDGETPALAQKVTNELTDLFLGENLKSRERHAQQTTAFLKQEAENLARHIEVLEGKIAVVKQKADGALPELTQLNMQLLNQADRELIDVDRDIRSLEERKRFLEGELATLKPNTPMIAASGERIFDSGERLKALRAQYASASGYLSEDHPDIIKMKQELAALERETGGDAPGEDVPKRLEGERSRLATLMERYGADHPDVTRTQQVVAGLERDLAQMAQRPPRTAQFKPENPAYINIQSQLASTSASLQALQKSKVSLKKRAGEMARRVERLPEVEPEYQDLMRDREGTAHKYQEIRSRLMEAQVSEGLEIQRKGERFSLIDPADLPERTERPNRPVILILTGLLAVAGGVGAGAAAEQLDETIRTPHQLGLAAGTAPLAVIRYLPMEEEVLGVIRRRRYWQWAGAGAVVIAAVVAHYLWLPLDIAWFAALRKLGLS, encoded by the coding sequence ATGGCGATGGCGCAGTTCCTCGGAGCAGATCGGTCGATCGACGCAGGTCACAGTGTGAAACATTTCTGGCAGATGGTGCGCCGCCGCCGGGCGGTCATTGTGTCCGCCGTGTCGATTATCGCGGTCATCGGCCTGGCCACGGCGTTTCTGTGGCCTCCGGTGTACCGGTCGAAGGCGACGATCCTCATTGAGGAGCAGGAGATTCCCGCCGATCTGGTTCGTTCGACGATCACCAGTTACGCCGATCAGCGGATTGAAACGATCAAGCAGCAAGTCATGAGCCGGGCCAGTTTGTGGAGAATTGTAGAGCAGTACGGGCTGTACCAACGGCTCAGGAAGGGAAGTCCGACCGAGGAGGTTTTGCAGCAGTTCATTAAGGATATTCAGATCGAAGTGATCAACGTCAAAGTGGTCGATAAGCGCACCCAGACTCCGACCCAGGCGACGATCGCGTTCACGCTGGCCTATGACGGAGAAACCCCGGCCCTGGCCCAGAAGGTGACGAACGAGCTGACGGATTTATTCTTGGGGGAAAACCTGAAGTCGCGGGAGCGCCACGCGCAGCAGACGACGGCGTTCTTGAAGCAGGAAGCCGAAAATCTTGCCCGTCACATCGAAGTGCTCGAAGGGAAGATTGCGGTGGTGAAGCAGAAGGCCGATGGAGCCTTGCCCGAACTCACTCAGCTCAATATGCAATTGCTGAATCAAGCGGACCGGGAACTGATCGATGTCGATCGGGACATTCGGAGTCTCGAAGAGCGCAAGCGGTTTCTGGAAGGCGAGTTGGCGACGCTGAAACCCAACACGCCCATGATTGCCGCTAGCGGCGAGCGGATCTTCGATTCGGGGGAGCGGCTCAAGGCGTTGCGCGCGCAATATGCCAGCGCGAGCGGGTACTTGTCCGAGGACCATCCGGACATCATCAAGATGAAGCAAGAGCTTGCGGCTCTGGAGCGGGAAACGGGGGGCGATGCGCCGGGAGAGGATGTCCCGAAGCGATTGGAGGGAGAGCGGTCCCGATTGGCGACGCTGATGGAGCGCTATGGCGCGGATCATCCGGACGTCACCCGTACGCAACAGGTGGTGGCGGGTCTGGAGCGAGACTTGGCGCAGATGGCGCAACGCCCGCCCAGGACGGCGCAGTTCAAACCGGAGAATCCGGCGTATATCAACATCCAGTCTCAACTCGCGTCCACGTCGGCCTCGCTCCAGGCGCTTCAAAAGTCCAAGGTCTCGCTGAAGAAGCGCGCCGGGGAGATGGCCAGACGGGTCGAGCGCCTGCCGGAAGTGGAACCGGAATACCAGGACTTGATGCGCGATCGAGAGGGCACGGCGCACAAGTATCAGGAAATTCGCTCCCGCCTGATGGAGGCCCAGGTTTCGGAAGGGCTCGAAATCCAGCGCAAGGGAGAACGATTCTCCCTGATCGATCCCGCCGACCTTCCTGAGCGCACGGAGCGTCCGAACCGGCCGGTTATTTTGATTCTTACGGGGTTGCTCGCGGTGGCCGGCGGGGTAGGAGCCGGGGCGGCGGCCGAACAGTTGGACGAAACCATTCGCACGCCCCATCAGTTGGGTCTTGCGGCAGGAACGGCCCCGCTGGCGGTCATTCGTTATTTGCCGATGGAAGAGGAGGTCTTGGGTGTGATACGCCGCCGCCGCTATTGGCAGTGGGCGGGAGCCGGAGCGGTGGTGATCGCCGCGGTCGTGGCGCACTATCTCTGGCTGCCTCTCGATATCGCCTGGTTTGCCGCGCTCAGAAAACTCGGTCTGTCCTGA
- a CDS encoding tetratricopeptide repeat protein translates to MNRYLMGVVTAITAVSLVACGGPEERKAKYRLRAQEYFQEGNYPKARVALRNVLKIDPKDAEAYFLYAQVEEKEKNWRNAVTGYQQVVELNPAHDRAWIKLGKYFLEARALERVDQAADRVLALQPDHVGARSLKIAAVAVGGQVEEATTQAEQLRAAAPADIDAAQLLASLYASRKRTADAVAVLRQVLDAHPDNVELLGALVLVYVRAGNPAEADLALQRVIALEPKVLDHRLRRVAIFDQQQQYAQAEAVMREAAQLDPDSDVRRLALAEYLAQRRGSAEAETELRKAQEDLPRSAKIRFALGTLYERTQQPEKAQSVYEAIRKEFSGKPEGLDAQVKLAGLELAAGRQDKAEQALEQILKDNPLSSDALLLRGKIALQRGNGKAAAQDFRSVLKDAAEAAEVHVLLGRAQLLSGDLALARESLEKAVALSPALSEAQMMLVGLDVTGGQLKEARKRLDPLLARDPGNLTFLGLLFQIQMQEKDWDRSQDTLTRLRSAGADRAKVDLAEGQMAAAQQQWDQAEAAFNRALTEQPLAAEPLLALVRLGVQRGALQHTQARLETMVAEQPKHPFAAGFLGEMLLMKGEAEPAMARFEAATQINPSWTTPWVHLAQFRYAKQDMAAGDAALKKALEASPDNEQLRVMLATSLEGRGLIDEAMAQYDLVLKSHPKSLLAANNLASLLVDRKGDADSLQRALLLSRDFETQTSNAYLLDTLGWVHLKLGHQPDALRLLKQALAKAPSHPVLSYHLGVAYVQSGEKAEARQLLSQALESKQSYPWFEEAKSMLAKIDG, encoded by the coding sequence ATGAATCGATATCTGATGGGCGTCGTGACGGCGATTACGGCGGTCAGCCTGGTGGCCTGCGGCGGTCCGGAAGAACGCAAGGCGAAATACCGGCTGCGCGCGCAAGAATATTTTCAAGAAGGGAACTATCCCAAGGCCCGGGTGGCCTTGCGGAATGTCCTCAAGATCGATCCGAAAGATGCGGAGGCCTACTTTCTCTATGCGCAGGTGGAGGAAAAGGAAAAGAACTGGCGCAATGCGGTGACGGGATATCAGCAGGTGGTGGAGTTGAATCCCGCGCATGATCGCGCCTGGATCAAACTGGGGAAGTATTTTCTCGAAGCGCGGGCGTTGGAGCGGGTGGATCAGGCGGCGGATCGCGTGCTGGCTCTGCAGCCCGACCATGTGGGAGCGCGCTCGCTCAAAATCGCTGCGGTGGCCGTGGGTGGACAAGTGGAAGAGGCGACGACGCAGGCGGAACAGCTGCGGGCGGCCGCGCCGGCCGATATCGATGCTGCGCAGTTGCTGGCCTCGTTGTACGCGTCACGCAAGCGGACGGCGGACGCGGTGGCGGTGCTTCGGCAGGTATTGGACGCGCACCCCGACAACGTCGAATTGCTAGGCGCGCTGGTGTTGGTCTACGTGCGGGCCGGCAATCCGGCCGAGGCGGATCTAGCGTTGCAGCGTGTCATTGCGCTCGAACCGAAGGTGCTCGATCACCGGCTTCGTCGCGTCGCCATTTTCGACCAACAGCAACAGTATGCGCAGGCCGAGGCCGTCATGCGCGAGGCGGCGCAGCTCGATCCGGACAGCGATGTCCGGCGCCTGGCCCTCGCGGAGTATTTGGCGCAACGGCGTGGATCCGCCGAAGCGGAAACCGAATTGCGGAAGGCCCAGGAAGATCTGCCCCGTTCCGCGAAGATCCGGTTTGCGCTGGGCACGCTCTATGAGCGGACGCAACAGCCGGAAAAAGCGCAATCGGTCTATGAGGCTATCCGTAAAGAATTTTCGGGAAAACCGGAAGGCTTGGATGCGCAAGTGAAACTGGCTGGCCTGGAACTGGCAGCGGGACGGCAGGACAAAGCTGAGCAGGCGCTGGAGCAGATTCTCAAAGACAATCCTCTTTCATCGGATGCCTTGTTGCTGCGCGGGAAGATCGCGTTGCAGCGCGGGAACGGGAAGGCGGCGGCTCAGGATTTTCGATCGGTCTTGAAGGATGCGGCTGAAGCGGCGGAAGTGCACGTCCTGCTGGGGCGCGCGCAATTATTGAGCGGCGACCTCGCGCTGGCGCGTGAAAGCTTGGAGAAGGCCGTCGCCCTGTCGCCGGCCCTGTCCGAGGCCCAGATGATGCTGGTGGGACTGGACGTCACCGGCGGCCAGTTGAAGGAGGCGCGGAAGCGGCTCGACCCATTGTTGGCCCGCGATCCGGGCAACCTCACGTTCTTGGGCCTCCTCTTCCAGATTCAAATGCAGGAGAAGGATTGGGACCGTTCGCAGGACACGCTGACCCGTCTCCGTTCCGCTGGAGCCGATCGCGCCAAGGTCGATTTGGCGGAAGGCCAGATGGCCGCGGCGCAACAGCAATGGGATCAAGCGGAGGCTGCGTTCAACCGGGCGTTGACAGAACAGCCGCTCGCGGCTGAACCGCTTCTCGCGCTGGTCCGTCTCGGGGTCCAGCGCGGAGCCCTGCAACACACGCAAGCCCGGCTCGAAACGATGGTCGCCGAACAGCCGAAACATCCGTTTGCAGCGGGGTTTCTCGGTGAAATGTTGTTGATGAAGGGGGAGGCCGAGCCTGCCATGGCGCGGTTCGAAGCGGCCACGCAGATCAATCCGTCGTGGACGACCCCCTGGGTGCATCTCGCGCAGTTCCGCTACGCCAAGCAGGATATGGCTGCCGGGGATGCGGCGCTCAAAAAGGCGTTGGAGGCGAGTCCGGATAATGAACAGCTGCGGGTGATGCTGGCGACCAGTCTGGAGGGGCGAGGCCTCATCGACGAGGCGATGGCGCAGTACGACCTGGTGCTCAAATCCCACCCGAAGTCGCTGCTGGCCGCCAACAATCTGGCCTCGCTTCTGGTCGATCGGAAGGGGGATGCGGACAGTTTGCAGCGGGCGCTTCTGTTGAGCCGGGATTTCGAAACCCAGACCTCGAATGCCTATCTCCTCGATACGCTCGGGTGGGTGCATCTCAAGCTGGGGCATCAGCCGGATGCGCTCCGGCTGCTCAAACAAGCGCTCGCCAAGGCGCCGAGCCATCCGGTGCTCAGCTATCACCTGGGGGTGGCCTATGTGCAGTCGGGTGAGAAGGCCGAGGCGCGGCAGCTGTTGAGTCAGGCGCTTGAATCTAAACAGTCCTATCCCTGGTTTGAAGAGGCCAAATCTATGCTGGCAAAGATCGATGGATAA
- a CDS encoding polysaccharide biosynthesis/export family protein: protein MDKRTQLSLIARALFRMLLGGLLFWSAGCGTVESPNMSGTTPVSGAGAEYLLGAEDVLAIAVWRDEHLTKEVVVRPDGFVSFPLVGEVQAAGRTVEEVRADIAKRLAKFIPNPNVSVAATKVLSYRIYVLGRVNKPGEFMIGHTTDVLQALSLAGGLTPFASENDIRIIRRINGEQRSIPVPYGDLKQGKNLERNALLQRGDVVMVP from the coding sequence ATGGATAAGAGGACACAGTTGTCACTCATTGCGCGGGCGCTGTTCCGGATGTTGCTCGGAGGGCTGCTGTTTTGGAGCGCCGGGTGCGGCACGGTCGAGTCTCCGAATATGTCAGGGACGACACCCGTATCCGGGGCCGGTGCCGAGTATCTCCTGGGGGCGGAAGACGTGCTGGCGATTGCCGTCTGGAGAGATGAACACCTGACCAAAGAAGTCGTCGTCAGGCCTGACGGGTTTGTATCGTTTCCCCTCGTGGGTGAAGTGCAGGCGGCGGGGCGGACGGTTGAAGAGGTGCGCGCGGACATCGCCAAGCGGCTGGCGAAGTTTATTCCCAACCCGAATGTCTCGGTCGCGGCGACCAAAGTGTTGAGCTATCGGATCTATGTGTTGGGCCGCGTCAATAAGCCCGGCGAGTTCATGATCGGTCACACGACGGATGTCTTACAGGCATTGAGCCTCGCCGGCGGTCTGACGCCGTTTGCGTCTGAAAACGATATTCGCATCATCCGGCGGATCAACGGGGAGCAACGGTCGATTCCCGTTCCCTATGGGGACCTGAAGCAGGGAAAGAACTTGGAGCGTAATGCGCTGTTGCAGCGCGGTGATGTGGTCATGGTTCCTTGA
- the xrtD gene encoding VPLPA-CTERM-specific exosortase XrtD, with protein sequence MGQRHEMELSGATAMQTSGVALSDVSGREIPRQRPLLLWGAAALILVLFGVAYAESLKYLVTQWMEDDNYSHGFFVPVITATLIWWRRERIAAAGIASSWWGLLPAALGLALYVFGGFSTMYSLQQLSLWLVIVGLVLAVTGPRATREMAFPLGYLLTMIPLPQMLQTNVSSSLQLMSSSLGIGVLQAIGVTAFREGNVIDLGPIQLQVVEACSGLRYLIPLIALTLLSAYLFQKRLWKRVVLVASAIPLAVLLNGLRIGLIGVLVDRFGQGAAEGFMHLFEGWLLFVLSLAILSAEMWLLGKIGDGSAPDSDRPGARPAAAVSSGHAVGLMSGPAVACIGLLAVTMAMSISFRADGQGHTAPSRQKFVDFPMQLAGRQGESVVMERMYVDVLRFDDYLLANYQGAGGPINVYAAYYRSQEKGWAVHSPKACIPGDGWEITSLNEVAVPGDVKAGIPFRANRVLIQKGGQKQVVLYWFKQRHRLVASEYLVKFFLFVDALTMKRTDGALVRLVAPVQPGESEGAADQRVLQMAAAVQPLLPAYVPD encoded by the coding sequence ATGGGGCAGCGGCACGAAATGGAATTGTCCGGAGCGACGGCCATGCAGACTAGCGGGGTGGCGCTGTCCGATGTCTCCGGCCGGGAAATACCGCGCCAGCGGCCGCTCCTGCTCTGGGGCGCGGCGGCACTCATCCTGGTGCTGTTCGGCGTCGCCTATGCCGAGAGTCTGAAGTATTTGGTGACGCAGTGGATGGAGGACGACAACTACAGCCACGGATTCTTCGTCCCCGTCATCACGGCCACCCTCATTTGGTGGCGGCGCGAACGGATTGCGGCAGCCGGTATTGCGTCGTCCTGGTGGGGCCTCCTTCCTGCCGCGCTCGGTCTTGCGCTCTATGTCTTCGGTGGTTTCTCCACGATGTATTCGTTGCAGCAACTCTCCTTGTGGTTAGTGATCGTCGGATTAGTGTTAGCGGTCACCGGTCCTCGCGCGACGCGGGAGATGGCGTTTCCCCTCGGGTATCTCCTTACCATGATCCCCTTGCCGCAGATGCTGCAAACCAATGTCTCGTCTTCGCTCCAACTCATGTCCTCTTCTTTAGGTATCGGCGTGTTGCAAGCGATCGGGGTTACGGCCTTCCGCGAGGGCAATGTCATCGACCTCGGCCCGATCCAGCTGCAAGTGGTCGAAGCCTGTAGCGGCCTGCGGTATCTCATTCCATTGATCGCGCTCACTTTGCTGAGCGCCTATCTGTTCCAAAAGCGTTTATGGAAGCGGGTCGTCTTGGTCGCCTCGGCGATTCCTCTCGCCGTACTTTTAAACGGTCTCCGGATCGGATTGATCGGGGTCCTCGTCGATCGATTCGGTCAGGGCGCGGCCGAAGGGTTCATGCACCTGTTTGAAGGCTGGCTTCTCTTCGTCTTGAGTCTGGCGATACTCAGTGCGGAAATGTGGTTGCTGGGGAAGATCGGCGACGGATCGGCGCCGGATAGTGATCGGCCTGGCGCACGCCCGGCGGCGGCGGTGTCTTCCGGTCACGCCGTAGGTCTCATGAGCGGCCCGGCTGTCGCCTGCATCGGACTTCTGGCCGTGACGATGGCCATGTCGATATCGTTTCGTGCTGACGGACAGGGCCACACGGCGCCCTCGCGCCAGAAGTTTGTCGATTTTCCCATGCAATTGGCCGGACGGCAGGGTGAATCGGTCGTGATGGAGCGCATGTATGTGGATGTGCTGCGGTTCGACGACTATTTGCTCGCCAACTATCAAGGAGCCGGCGGCCCGATCAATGTGTATGCCGCCTATTACCGCTCGCAGGAAAAAGGGTGGGCCGTGCATTCCCCGAAGGCCTGTATTCCCGGTGATGGCTGGGAAATTACGTCGCTCAATGAGGTGGCTGTGCCCGGTGACGTGAAGGCTGGGATCCCATTTCGAGCGAACCGAGTTCTGATCCAGAAGGGTGGGCAAAAACAAGTGGTGCTCTATTGGTTCAAGCAACGGCACCGATTGGTGGCGAGTGAGTATTTAGTAAAGTTTTTCCTATTTGTGGATGCTCTGACGATGAAACGGACAGATGGAGCCCTGGTCCGGTTAGTGGCTCCGGTGCAGCCCGGCGAATCGGAAGGCGCGGCGGATCAGCGGGTGCTACAGATGGCGGCGGCCGTCCAGCCGCTGCTGCCGGCCTATGTGCCCGATTAA
- a CDS encoding glycosyltransferase family 4 protein encodes MSTVLFFSFIGSLLICMALIPALTASAWRFQFIDVPRDRRMHAEPIAKVGGIALGAGTIAAVLLWAPQDRMILASLLGGVVILLFGIWDDRVGLDHRMKFAGQILAAAIVVAYAGVRVTAIPFVDDQALPLWAAATITMVIIVGMTNAVNLADGLDGLAGGLSLISFTGITYLAYQANDQMLMVLMVSVLGSLLGFLRFNTYPARVFMGDAGSQFLGHYLAVAAILLIDPARAPYSPLLVLFLWGIPLLDTVGVMGQRLWQGRSPFVGDRNHLHHKLLAMGLSHRQAVTVIYLAQGLSVLCAVVLRWQSDAMLLGVYAVFATAVLSVFVWSSWRSASPTPAAVPSGEAPAAGVAPDAMRAWPLQGLTLFVPLYLLACLATPGKIPAEVGLIAAGLAAVVLGSLVIARGTAFAVRVGLYIGSTCAVYYAQMSSRQSPAEWLSPLTLGGAALAVLVVLTIRWMGDARFQTTPLDYLIVFLAVVMPFLSDLTVGAVQLSVVTATLIVLFFAFELLLQMHQAMVTRLGWLTAAMLGGLAVRVWWA; translated from the coding sequence ATGTCGACCGTATTATTCTTCAGTTTCATCGGTTCGCTGTTGATCTGCATGGCGCTGATCCCGGCCCTGACGGCCTCGGCCTGGCGCTTTCAGTTCATCGATGTGCCGCGCGACCGCCGGATGCATGCGGAGCCGATCGCCAAGGTGGGCGGGATTGCTCTGGGGGCCGGCACGATCGCGGCGGTCTTGCTGTGGGCGCCACAGGACCGGATGATCCTTGCCAGCCTTCTGGGCGGCGTGGTGATTTTGCTGTTCGGTATATGGGACGACCGGGTCGGTCTCGACCATCGGATGAAATTTGCCGGACAGATTCTGGCGGCGGCGATTGTCGTGGCCTATGCCGGTGTGCGAGTGACCGCGATCCCCTTCGTCGACGATCAGGCGCTCCCGCTCTGGGCCGCGGCGACAATCACCATGGTCATCATCGTGGGGATGACGAACGCCGTGAATCTTGCCGACGGCCTCGACGGGCTGGCCGGCGGATTGTCGTTGATCAGTTTCACCGGGATCACGTATCTGGCCTACCAGGCGAACGACCAAATGCTGATGGTGCTGATGGTGTCGGTGCTGGGCAGTCTTCTGGGATTTCTTCGGTTCAACACCTATCCGGCTCGCGTGTTTATGGGTGATGCCGGGAGTCAGTTTCTCGGGCACTATCTCGCCGTGGCCGCGATTTTATTGATCGATCCGGCCCGCGCGCCCTACAGCCCGCTGCTGGTGCTGTTTCTCTGGGGCATTCCTCTGCTCGATACCGTCGGCGTGATGGGGCAGCGTCTCTGGCAAGGCCGGTCGCCATTTGTCGGAGACCGCAACCATCTGCATCACAAACTCTTGGCCATGGGTCTGTCTCACCGGCAGGCTGTGACGGTCATCTATCTGGCCCAGGGGTTGTCGGTCTTGTGCGCCGTTGTGCTGCGCTGGCAAAGCGACGCGATGCTCCTGGGAGTCTATGCGGTCTTTGCGACGGCGGTGCTGTCCGTATTTGTCTGGTCTTCTTGGCGGTCGGCGAGTCCGACCCCCGCAGCCGTTCCGTCCGGGGAGGCTCCGGCAGCCGGAGTTGCTCCCGACGCCATGCGTGCATGGCCGCTGCAAGGGCTCACGCTGTTCGTGCCCCTGTATCTTCTCGCCTGTCTGGCGACGCCGGGAAAGATTCCCGCGGAAGTTGGGCTGATCGCTGCCGGACTCGCCGCTGTTGTGTTGGGGAGTCTGGTGATTGCGCGCGGCACGGCATTCGCCGTGCGGGTCGGTCTCTATATCGGAAGCACCTGCGCGGTGTACTACGCGCAGATGTCGTCACGCCAGTCGCCGGCCGAGTGGCTGTCGCCGTTGACGCTGGGGGGCGCCGCCCTGGCGGTGCTCGTGGTCCTCACGATTCGATGGATGGGCGATGCGCGATTCCAGACGACGCCGTTGGATTATCTGATCGTCTTTCTGGCGGTGGTGATGCCGTTTCTCTCGGACCTGACGGTCGGCGCCGTCCAGTTGAGCGTGGTGACCGCGACGCTGATCGTGTTGTTTTTCGCGTTTGAGCTCCTGCTCCAGATGCACCAGGCCATGGTGACTCGGCTTGGGTGGCTGACGGCCGCGATGCTGGGCGGTCTGGCGGTTCGGGTGTGGTGGGCATGA